The sequence gacacattggtgcggctggcttccgggttggaggcgcgctgtgttaagaagcagtgcggcttggttgggtggtgcttcggaggacgcatggctttcgaccttcgtctctcccgagcccgtacgggagttgtagcgattggataccacgaaaattggggataaaaaaataaaataaaaatagccaCCTTATATGCCACACATGGATTCAAATGGTACTTAACAAAGTGTACAAACTAATTTGGCTTTGCCTGACTGTGCTTGCCTGGCACAATAGAACCAATGGAACCATGCAAAACATGCAAACCCcacccacctggcactccaggcagacgctcaaagtatttgaaggATTTTAAATACTATCAGAATACAGGTCTGAAGTACAGATTGAAAAAACAAGCGAATTTCAACCCAAATTACTTGAGCCTTGTCTCAGCCTTGAAATATTGCAGTTTTGAAACGTACCCCAGGTTAAGGTAGATGTTGCAGATATCGGAGACCAGTTGTTGGGGCTTGAAGTCAAACTCGCTGAAGTCTTTCACCTTCAGGGCGCCCATCTTGGGTCCGACCAGGTGCTGCAGGAAGTGGTTGAGCATGGAGATGATCCTCTCGGCCATGAAAGGGTGAACAAAAATACCCTTGATCTCTGGGATATCATGGAGAGGGAGAAGCGAGTATGAGTTTCAATATattcatatacactgagtgtacaaaacattaggaacatctgctctttccatgacagactaaccaggtgaatccaggtggaagctataatcccacttgttaaatccacttcgatcagtgtagatgaagggaaggagacaggttaaagaaagatctttaaaccttgagacaattgagacatggattgtgtgtgtgccattcaaagggtgaatgggcaagacaaaatatttaagtgcctttgaacggggtattgtagaaggtgccaggcgcaccagttcgagtgtgttaagaactgcaacgcagctgggtttttcatgctcaacagtttcccatgtgtatcaagaatggtccaccacccaaaggacatccagccaacttgacaactgcgggaagcattggagtcaacatgggccagcatccctgtggaatgctttcgacaccttgtagagtccatgcccgttgaattgaagctgttctgaggacaaaaggggatgcaactcaatatgagaaaggtgttcctaatgtctgTATCGTCAGTTGTACAACACAATGCCATCAAATATAAATGATTGCCATTCACCTTTAACAGGGCAATCTGTTAATTCTGCTTATGGTTTCACTAACAATGAATTGGACAAcgatatcaacaacaacaaaaaatacacaaAAACCCATAGTGTGTGTAGCTCTAGGTAGAGACGTATGTCCAAGACGTTATCCAATCATTGCTATCCATTCATCCTCCTTCTCCAACTAACCTGATGTGAGGAAAGCCAGTGTGCCGATGGTCTCGTTGGACATGATATTATGGAAGCGTGCCAGCTGTCCCAACATCTGCAGACTGGACTCCTTCTCTCTGAGGGCATCAGGAGCCAGGCCCTCCCACTCGCCATGGTCCTTCTCCAGCTGTAGTAGCTTGATCTTGCTCAGGTACTACCACCGACAAGGACCAGGCCAGAGAGAAGTAGTGACAAAATCTGACACAGTTGAAATTTAGGATCTTCTTGTAAACTAGAGGACATCAACTAGATTCAATCGCGGGCCAATTTCTTCTTGAGCGGATGGCAAATTGTAGAtggcaaattgaccgcaagaagcccaaacatatctaatatttgactaaaacgtaAGCATTTCAAAACTTTGCTTACAAGtatctctattatgcatgggaatactttggaacagatttccaaaatgaaaaccaattggagctgatttgctggtgtttttacagtcttttatttGCCTCCGCCCCCCACAAAAAAAGATGGATCAGTAGAGGCTGGTGAGGTGAGGACGACTTATAGTAATGGTCGGAATGGAATGAAATGAATGGTATCAAACGCATAGAAATGTGTTTAATACCGTttgttgactccattccagccattaaaatAAAACCGTCCTCCAATTTAAAGTGGCACCAGCCACCACTGAGATGGATATAAGTCAATACCAGGAATGTCCTTTTCATAAGCGCTGACAGTTTCTCACCTGTATAGCTTCGTCGAGTAGGAAGGTGGCGTCGTTCATCAGGAGATTCAGATACCGCAGGAAGAGTGGAGGATTCATGGCCTCGAGGTTCTCGGATGCATAAACAGCAAGACTCTGAAGTAAACAACATTCCACATAAGCATTTTGGTACATAATGGTGCAGAACTGAAGAGCAATACCGTGTGTCTTCAATAAGGACGACTCCACATGTGGTACCATCTAAGTAACTAAGGAAAAAAAAGGGAAATGAGCTTGCCTTAatgctctctctgtagctctcctTCCCCCACATGTACTTGAGGATGGGATACATAGGTCTCCTGTAGTTGAACTTCTGTTCAAACTGGTGAGGATCACCTGAGGAGAAAAGTCAATAACATAAAAGTCACAACATGCAGGCACTTGAGCTTCATCACAAAGGTTTAGATTCTAGCACACACAAACGCATGTGTGCAAGACACAAACATatgccgcacacacacacacactaaacccaCCAGTGAACTCAATGTCCACAAACACAGCGATGAGCGCCTCGGCCAGGTGAGGGGCGTGGCGGTAGGAGCAGAAGACCCTTTGGCGCTGGAACATGACTGGCTGGGCCGAGCCGGCCGACGCCGGCTCCATGTGGGGCATCACCGCCTCCAGCACCTCTGCCAGCTTTGCCCGCAAATGAGGGTTCTTCATCCTGGGTACATGGGTAAAGAGTAACACAATAGGAGCATAGATAAGTCCAAATGGTAGACACATAAACCCCTTAGGAATATCACATCCAATAGAGTGACTATTGTAACAGCCGATGGGGATCCACAATTGAGATAAACAGACCTCAAGGCATTGTGTGTACCAGGACACATGGATATTATGCACAGGTGTAAACATGTCACCTGatactgtgtatgtgtgcgtggaTGAACTCAAGgcatctccctctcttccctaccTCTCCACGTTTCCCATGAACACAGTGATGAAGTTGAGGACCTGCTCCAAGCTCTCGGCAGAAGACTCCAGAACCTCGTCAGCGAAGCGGCGGAGGAAGACAAAGAAATCTCCCAAGTTCTCTGCAAAGAACTCTGCAGAAGTACAAGAATCCTTGTGATAACCAACCCCTCCTACTAGTCCTCCTATTAATACACTCtctaccagaggaggctggtgggaggggctataggaggacgggctcgttttaaaatggctggaatggaatcaatggaatggagtcaaacatgttGTTTCCATGTAATTGATGTGTTAGGTgtttccattcattccattccagcaatTACAATGAGTCCAACCTCCTATAGCTactaccaccagcctcctctgctctcGACATATGTGTTATTCTCTCACAACTCTTTTATAGCACTGTCATTGGGACTTGTGCAAATTATTATCATTTTTGCTGTTATTTGGCACAGTGCTTCCCAACCTTTTATGAACCGTGGCACACCTTGATGGAATAAAGAAATTCTGCGGCACACCTAAAATATCCCTATTAATTAATTTAGTGGTAATTTCCTCCATCTTATCGGATCCTTACTGCAAATCATTGATATTCTGTGACAAAAGTtttttaaaatagattaaatagggTTTACTTAAACTATTTTCACAGTTTGCATAGTTCCTTACTCATGATGACTCATTTGTGTGTATCCCTTTAAGAGCGTCTCGAAATACATATAAAAAAATAGCTCCGTTAAAATAGGTCTTTAGTTTCGAACGGTTTGAGCTAGAGACGAGCGGTTTTCTGCATTGTACTTGTGCAACCACCGCCACAAAGCCATGCTCCGTTTGTTTCTATGGCAGCGGCTGTTGTACAGCTAAGCCTAATCAGACTTGTCTGTGCTAATGGTTCTCACAGGTAAAGTAAAAATGATACAAATGACTTTGCTTGTGATGCGTGTACCCTTCAAATGGTACAAATGTAACAGCAGCCTGAGCGAACTGGACTTGAAACAACGATACAGAGAAAACCATGTGCCATTCAATGTATTATCTGAGCGGCACTGGTGCTCCCACTCCACAGGTTTATAAGTGAGTGTTCAAAACAATTATCAAGATTAGGAAAACATTTGCGGCACACCTGAGAGTCCCCGCAGTGGCACACTGGTTGAAAACCACTGATTTAGCACCTCTATTGTATTCACTGACTGCAAGCCAGCATAAGAGCATCTGTCAAATGACTGAAAATATGATGTCAACATTGAAAAGACTGCCAAAAGTTGAGTTCTTGATGGCCTTTTTCTCCTCATGGTGCGATTGGTCTAAGTAAGTAAGGTTGACGGAAAGTTTTACCTGCAATGACTGTGATACTTGGTTGTCTTTCCTACCTTAGTTAAATGCCTTGACTGTAAGTCGCTCAGCTAAATAAAATCAAAAAAGTAAcatgacagagggagggaggggtagctACCTGGCATGTGACAGAGCGGGCTGTTGTGTAGCGGCGGCAGGGGGAAGGAGAGCTGGGCGTGCTCGGGCCCCTGGTTGCTGAGGCCCAGTTGAACCAGGAGTGTGGCGCTGGACGCCTGCAGGTTGAGGCAGCACTGCAGCATGCCCGGCTGGGTGGCTGCTGCCTTGGTCGACAGGTAGACCGTCATGAGGCGCTCAAACTGCTCGCGGAGCTGTTCGGCCGCCGGGCCGCCCGTGAGCTGGGCCTCCCGCCACGTACCCTGCAGCCGGTGGAGCGACTGGTTCATCTTCACCATCTGCTCGTGGAGTCTAGGGAGAGGCAAGGAGAAGACACAATACAACTTTAATAACCATATGTTAGAGCGAACAAAGGAAATTTGTCAAGGTCCAGTTCACAACATTAGATACAGTACACATGGCTCAGCTGTTATGAAGGATTACACTATGAGAATGGACCTGACATAATTCCCTATTCTACTTGAAGGACAATCATATCTATCCTATAATTTGCATTATATCTGAATGTTCTGTAACGTTGCACCCTTCTGAACAGGGCCAGTTAGTTACCTGTGGAAGCCTAGATGCAGGGTCATCTGGGTGAGGATGAGGTTCTCAGTGAGGAGGCTGTATGACTGGGCGTACTCCACCGACTGTTGGGGGGGAAGGGGGACGAGACACGTCTCTTTGTCCAGACCTAATAAAATAGAGAATTTATTATGTAAAAAGGATATCCAATGACCCAGACACACATGCACGTAtatacacgtgcacacacacctcTGGCATGCACGTTGCGGTTGCGCCGCTCCTCCTCGCTTAGCTCCTTGAGGGCGCAGTAGGTGGGGTTGAAGGTGAGCAGCTTGGGCGAACGCGGCCGGCAGAAGGGCTGGCACAGCTTGAGCAGCGCGGCGCCCAGGTTGAGGAAGAAGGCATCTGAGGCGTACATCTGGAAGAAGATCTCGGGCATCTGGTTGGCCCAGATCTTGGCGCGCCCGGCATTGGCCTGCAGGCAGCCGCCCAGCCAGGAGAGCAGCAGGTGGCGCGTCTCACCTGACTGCTGCAGCAGGTTCTTCAGGAGCTGGTGCAGCTTGTCATGGAACTGGTCCATGAACTGGGAGGAAAGGAGAGCAGGATAGGATATGTCAACTAGATGGGAGCAGAGTATGTGAGTGGTCGGAAATCCCGCTCATTACTCATGGAGCGGTGTGCAAACTCCGGCACTCCATGTCATTTTCAACCACTTCGCTAAAAACCGCTCCGCGCTCGCTCCAAattcgctccattcattaaaatcacaatttaaccaacacccatctaatTTCGTGACTATCTGGATctaccatttggttttgaagtattgaaaccaaaccaaaTGATTTGAATGACAAGTATTTTAGAAGCGCTAaccatttcaaataggctacctgtcattttttttttctttctttttttttttttttttcttggggtggatcagcttaatattgcggaaagaatgttgcttccaatgtaattgtctgcatcatttccaatcccccatatttttttgggtaaatatatatatccatacacgcatgcatacatatatacatatatacatacacatacctatatagacatacatacttttttaaagaatatacctttattattattccccgcaaccctaccaccgctcccccaattggagtaaactaataaacacttctgcttttaccttcaatttatacatcttatacctattttacagacacagactactttataatagttctctcttgtttgttcttagtccttcctctatttctgttgtccatccaattttatttccacttgtaactgtgctatttcacaaaagctccgcacctatacacatttcacagatcccgtatgccctacattgtttatcttgttattagtcccacccttcagttccactcaacccttcccatctatcttccaacatcatccatttcggatttttatttgccatatatttttcaactgtgctgtgatgcttcacaaaagatttgaaccttcctattctcatagcttctacagattgtaaattaaaaataaacatttttgctaaaataattattatattattgattgattgactatggcttttcaaatcccccagtattgctatctgtagcgttagttctaggcaaatgttgcaattcttcagccattcctggacctgtgaccaaaaacgagctacatatggacaataccaaaataaatgatctaatgactctgcctcctcacaacagaatctgcagagctgggaagattgtataccccatatatataacattctattagttgcaagaattttgtacagtaatttaaattgaaaaattcgaagttttgaatccggcgttgttttgcgtatcaattcataaaccatgtgccatggaatgggtacatcgaaaatctcttcccaactattttgcaatttatatggcacagctgtcagttttttggtccttaaatgaaattggtatatgtttttatttatcacacttttctttaaccatttatgttctttaatacagggccgacatacaagttccttacttttttccccttctacttgcctcttccatttttgtggtaatgctgcaattaattggttgtaattttgggtagagcagacatttccatatgtctgtgttagctgcatgtgtgacataactccaccagtcctatttatgatatcattcacaaaaattataccttttttaaacatttcttcgataaatacagttttttttatcaattactatatttgaatttaaccacaatatttgttgtactatttgttccgtcctttcaggtggattaaactgaaattgcaaccaactttctaaggcttgtttaaaaaataaggatattttggagattatttccttttcaaacaaccgaaagtgagcaggtgtaatctgaataaagggaaaaaggcccttcttgaacataggatgagacattcgtaccaatttactagagaaccagtttggatttaagtataacttttgtatgactgatgcctttagtgagaggtctaatgctttaatatttaataatttctgccctccgaattcatattcgttatataaataggcccttttaattttatctggcttgccgttccaaataaaatggaatattttttgttcatataatttaaaaagcaggtcactaggtgtaggcaaaaccataagcaaataggtaaactgtgatatgactaaagagttaatcagggtgatttttccacaaatagacaagtattttcctttccatggtagcaagatcttatctatttttgctaactttctataaaaatttattggagtgagatcatttctttcttttgggatttttataccgagtatgtccacatctccgtcagaccatttaattggtaaactacatggcaatataaaatgtgtattttttagtgatccaatacgtaatatggtacatttatcataatttggttttaatccagagaggatagcaaaggtatctagatcctctatgaggccgtggagagactctagttgtggttttaaaagaaaacatgaatcatcagcgtacaatgacaccttagtttttaagccacggatttctaatccattaatattaatgtttgatctaattttaacagctaacatttcgatggcaataataaatagatatgccgatagtggacaaccttgttttactcctctagatagtttaaaactttctgagatgtagccattatttactattttacacctagggttactatacataattttaacccattttataagagattccccaaaattgaaatattctaggcatttatatataaactccagtcgtactttatcaaaagccttttcaaaatcagctatgaaaaccagacctggtgtccccgatatttcatagtgttctattgtttccagtacttgccttatattatctccaatgtatcgtccatgtaaaaaacctgtctgattaggatgaataatatctgacaaaactttttttattctatgcgccaagcattttgctaggatttttgcatcacaacactgaagtgtaagaggtctccaattttttaattggactggatctttatatataccacttgggtcctgtttcagtaataacgatatcagaccttcttgttgcgtgtctgataatctaccatttatataggagtggttaaaacaagctaataatggtcctttgagtatatcaaaaaaagttttgtatacttccactggtatgccatccagccctggagttttcccatccttaaaggccccaattgcatcaagcagttcctcctctgtaatttggccttcacatgagtctttctgtacagatgttaattttacattattaataggaaaaaaatccatacaattagtttcagttagtggagatggaggagcctgaaacgaaaacatattcttaaagtactttacttcctctttcaaaatatcatttggtgaatcatgcgtgactccatcatttgtaacaagttttaatacattttttttggtagcatttctatattgaagattgaaaaagaatttggtgcatttttccccatattccatccagttcgctttatttttataatatattacactggatctttcttgaataagttcctccatttctttttgtttttcctctaacttattctgtgcctctatggtaccgtttttattgctatctaactgtactgttagtccttcaatttcctttgttaatatggactcttttgatctaaattccctttgttttata comes from Salvelinus namaycush isolate Seneca chromosome 34, SaNama_1.0, whole genome shotgun sequence and encodes:
- the LOC120028666 gene encoding ubiquitin conjugation factor E4 A-like is translated as MTDQGNNNQNISRNPFAALFSSLADAKQFASGQKPSSHHGEPPSEDSEGSQSESENSDSIEDNDDSVAEISRSFLSRQELCEQLNINHMIQRIFLITLDNSDPSLRGGNGIPPRCVFLEEMAAEMDGQDWLDMDNIEQALFNRLLMLEPGNHLIYMTSCNAVNLSADRDAGDKCAIPFLYACYQRAKEEVTKVPEKLLSYAVRCKNLTVSNTRTVLLTPEIYISQNVYEQLLDLLLEGVGGAQLEEVVEFVEEVIAGLLADQEVRTFSEVIEPVLDIFQGRVKDLDLCQLLLFSYLDLLLYFSCQKDIAMVLVEHIQPKDPNNGLQYQKTLLGTVLSISCLLKTPGVVEGHGFFLNPSRSSPQEMNVQESNIHQFMDQFHDKLHQLLKNLLQQSGETRHLLLSWLGGCLQANAGRAKIWANQMPEIFFQMYASDAFFLNLGAALLKLCQPFCRPRSPKLLTFNPTYCALKELSEEERRNRNVHARGLDKETCLVPLPPQQSVEYAQSYSLLTENLILTQMTLHLGFHRLHEQMVKMNQSLHRLQGTWREAQLTGGPAAEQLREQFERLMTVYLSTKAAATQPGMLQCCLNLQASSATLLVQLGLSNQGPEHAQLSFPLPPLHNSPLCHMPEFFAENLGDFFVFLRRFADEVLESSAESLEQVLNFITVFMGNVERMKNPHLRAKLAEVLEAVMPHMEPASAGSAQPVMFQRQRVFCSYRHAPHLAEALIAVFVDIEFTGDPHQFEQKFNYRRPMYPILKYMWGKESYRESIKSLAVYASENLEAMNPPLFLRYLNLLMNDATFLLDEAIQYLSKIKLLQLEKDHGEWEGLAPDALREKESSLQMLGQLARFHNIMSNETIGTLAFLTSEIKGIFVHPFMAERIISMLNHFLQHLVGPKMGALKVKDFSEFDFKPQQLVSDICNIYLNLGDEENFCATVPKDGRSYSPTLFSQTVRVLKKINKPGEVIVGFGLLADKIKSHADRQLQDEETYADAPDDFLDPIMSTLMLDPVLLPSSNVTVDRSTIARHLLSDQTDPFNRSPLTMDQIRPNEELKQQILQWLAQHKQERLQMGPSG